A single genomic interval of Nonomuraea rubra harbors:
- a CDS encoding pectate lyase family protein, giving the protein MSTSRRVLTLLTSLAAAAAGLTAAASAPAAADTPLVGWATQGGGTTGGGSVPATTVSSASALSSALSSGSAAVIRVSGTISCSGMLRVASNKTVIGNSGATISGCGFNVSQASNVIIRNLNFRNWGDDGINVQYSTRVYIDHNSFSNGGDGALDIKRSSDYITVSWNRFFDHDKTMLLGHSDSNGAEDRGRLRVTYHHNWFDGTNQRHPRVRFGNPVHVFNNYYGNVGSYGVASTQEAGVLVEGNYFENTDDPFHLGEGSSPAGSLVARNNHFVNSGSGQSGGSVRSIPYSYSLDSASSVKSIVTAGAGAGRISV; this is encoded by the coding sequence ATGAGCACATCACGACGTGTCCTCACCCTCCTCACCAGCCTGGCCGCCGCGGCCGCCGGGCTGACGGCGGCGGCCTCGGCACCGGCCGCGGCCGACACCCCGCTGGTCGGCTGGGCCACGCAGGGCGGCGGGACCACCGGCGGCGGCAGCGTGCCCGCCACGACCGTCTCCTCGGCGTCCGCGCTGTCGAGCGCGCTGTCGTCCGGCTCCGCCGCCGTGATCAGGGTCTCCGGCACCATCTCCTGCTCCGGCATGCTCCGCGTGGCCTCGAACAAGACCGTCATCGGCAACTCGGGCGCGACCATCTCCGGGTGCGGCTTCAACGTCTCGCAGGCGTCGAACGTCATCATCCGCAACCTCAACTTCAGGAACTGGGGCGACGACGGCATCAACGTCCAGTACTCGACCCGCGTCTACATCGACCACAACTCCTTCAGCAACGGCGGCGACGGCGCCCTGGACATCAAGCGGTCCAGCGACTACATCACGGTGTCCTGGAACCGGTTCTTCGACCACGACAAGACCATGCTGCTGGGCCACAGCGACAGCAACGGCGCCGAGGACCGGGGCCGCCTGCGGGTGACGTACCACCACAACTGGTTCGACGGCACCAACCAGCGCCACCCGCGCGTCCGCTTCGGCAACCCGGTGCACGTCTTCAACAACTACTACGGCAACGTCGGCAGCTACGGCGTCGCCTCCACCCAGGAGGCCGGCGTGCTCGTCGAGGGCAACTACTTCGAGAACACCGACGATCCGTTCCACCTGGGTGAGGGCAGCTCCCCCGCCGGCAGCCTGGTGGCCCGCAACAACCACTTCGTCAACTCCGGCAGCGGCCAGAGCGGCGGCAGCGTCCGGTCGATCCCGTACTCGTACTCGCTCGACAGCGCCTCCAGCGTCAAGTCGATCGTGACGGCGGGCGCCGGTGCGGGCCGCATCTCCGTCTGA
- a CDS encoding HAL/PAL/TAL family ammonia-lyase: MTRRIATVLVLVAALCVPGQAVAGPAPAAAPAPAPAPAPAPRPLSLVLDGASFSLRDAFAILDGRPVSASLAPAARATMARARAGALAALEGQRVYGWNQALGPLKDRPLTPGQQERFQRNILRSHAAGVGAPLPDDVVRLALILKANQLARGRSGVRPEVPQRLLDLVNAGVVPRMPQIGSLGTGDLQPQAAAGLAAIGEDAPVRFRGQEGPASELLPRAGLARDFTLQAGEALPIVSGSTVLAATLAHAVHRAAALADQAEGAFALFMEATRAERSSLDARTHAERHIPEESAVAARLRAMVAGSRWMTDEGRRRLSPEPRVQDAVSVRAAPHILAGLRHTLADARRTLTREANSSTSNPLVFRRERGQGYEFVMGGNWDGSVMGHLADTLNAEITDVGVLSQELSGRLLSPRWSYGLPANLAGPPVGLNSGLVQVQTVAAALIPEMQARATPAGTLSRPVKDGQEDHNTMAMASARHLHENLDRLEIVLAVQYLMAAQGIDLISGRMAGLPLGTITGRLRAELRRYVAPLGDDRYQTPDLERAVWLVRNRRLVPSDLKVSPSSTPVVMP, translated from the coding sequence ATGACCCGACGCATCGCCACCGTCCTCGTCCTGGTCGCCGCCCTGTGCGTGCCCGGGCAGGCGGTCGCCGGGCCCGCCCCCGCGGCCGCGCCGGCACCGGCTCCGGCTCCGGCTCCGGCGCCTCGCCCGCTGAGCCTGGTGCTGGACGGCGCCTCGTTCTCGCTGCGGGACGCGTTCGCGATCCTCGACGGCCGTCCCGTCTCCGCCTCCCTCGCCCCGGCCGCCCGCGCCACCATGGCCAGGGCCCGCGCGGGCGCGCTGGCCGCCCTGGAAGGGCAGCGGGTGTACGGCTGGAACCAGGCGCTCGGGCCGCTCAAGGACCGCCCGCTCACGCCCGGGCAGCAGGAACGGTTCCAGCGCAACATCCTGCGCTCCCACGCCGCGGGCGTCGGCGCCCCGCTGCCCGACGACGTGGTCAGGCTGGCCCTGATCCTCAAGGCGAACCAGCTCGCCAGGGGCCGCTCCGGCGTCCGCCCCGAGGTGCCGCAGCGGCTGCTGGACCTGGTGAACGCCGGCGTCGTGCCGCGGATGCCGCAGATCGGCTCCCTGGGCACCGGAGACCTGCAACCCCAGGCCGCGGCCGGCCTCGCGGCGATCGGCGAGGACGCGCCGGTACGGTTCCGCGGCCAGGAGGGCCCCGCCTCCGAGCTGCTGCCCCGGGCCGGGCTGGCCAGGGACTTCACCCTCCAGGCCGGGGAGGCGCTGCCGATCGTCAGCGGCAGCACCGTGCTGGCCGCCACGCTGGCGCACGCCGTGCACCGCGCCGCCGCGCTGGCCGACCAGGCGGAGGGGGCGTTCGCCCTGTTCATGGAGGCGACCAGGGCCGAGCGGAGCTCGCTGGACGCCCGTACCCATGCCGAACGGCACATCCCCGAGGAGAGCGCGGTCGCCGCGCGGCTGCGCGCGATGGTGGCGGGCTCGCGCTGGATGACGGACGAGGGCCGTCGCCGCCTCAGCCCCGAGCCGCGCGTCCAGGACGCGGTGTCGGTACGGGCGGCGCCGCACATCCTGGCCGGCCTGCGGCACACGCTCGCCGACGCCCGCCGCACGCTGACGCGGGAGGCCAACTCCTCCACCTCCAACCCGCTGGTCTTCAGGCGTGAGCGGGGACAGGGGTACGAGTTCGTGATGGGCGGCAACTGGGACGGCTCCGTCATGGGACACCTGGCCGACACCCTGAACGCGGAGATCACCGACGTCGGCGTGCTGTCGCAGGAGCTGTCGGGCCGGCTGCTGTCCCCCAGGTGGAGCTACGGCCTGCCGGCGAACCTGGCCGGCCCGCCCGTCGGCCTGAACTCCGGCCTGGTGCAGGTGCAGACGGTGGCCGCCGCGCTGATCCCCGAGATGCAGGCCAGGGCCACCCCGGCGGGCACCCTGTCGCGCCCGGTCAAGGACGGGCAGGAGGACCACAACACGATGGCCATGGCCTCGGCCCGCCACCTGCACGAGAACCTCGACCGGCTGGAGATCGTCCTGGCCGTCCAGTACCTGATGGCGGCCCAGGGCATCGACCTCATCTCCGGGCGGATGGCGGGCCTGCCGCTGGGCACCATCACGGGGCGCCTGCGGGCGGAGCTCAGGCGGTACGTCGCGCCGCTCGGCGACGACCGCTACCAGACGCCCGACCTGGAGCGGGCCGTCTGGCTGGTGCGCAACCGGCGGCTGGTGCCGTCCGACCTGAAAGTTTCACCATCGTCAACCCCGGTTGTAATGCCCTGA
- a CDS encoding MGH1-like glycoside hydrolase domain-containing protein, translated as MDAERERLAQSAAPDAPWRRWGPYLSERQWGTVREDYSAAGDAWNHFPHDHARSRAYRSGEDGLGGVSDDKQRLCLSMALWNGKDPILKERPFGLTNGEGNHGEDVKEYYFYLDSTPTHAYMRYLYKYPQAPFPYDDLVTTNAARDAHAFEYELLDTGVFEGGRYFDVFAEYAKAAPDDLLMLVTVANRGPEAATLHVLPTLWFRNTWSWGAGTAKPTLRAAEPGVILAEHPGLGTYRLYCAADAPLLFTENETNHERLSGGPNASPYVKDGIGRHVVGGESGAVNPERAGTKAAVHHVLTVPAGGEVTVRVRLAAGEAGPDPLGSGFDEVLRRRRAEADAFYAELTPADLGRDEAMVLRQALSGLLWSKQYYHFDVETWLAEHGADPWTRTGQRNHGWFDLTADDVLLMPDKWEYPWFAAWDLAFHAVALSVVDLDLAKHQIEVLLGDRYLHAGGQVPAYEWAFGDVNPPVQAWAARFVNSLDRRLDGRSDLDFVERVFQKLLVNFTWWVNRKDPEGRNVFQGGFLGLDNIGVFDRSAELPTGGTLDQADGTAWMAFYAQTMLQMAAELSDRAPAYEDLAVRFAMAFLRISAATDRVGDLKEEMWDEADGFFYDVLRLPGGDATRLRARSLVGLLPLCATTVFTPRADESQARLFNRVRAFADRHPDLAAGMSAADRPGVAGRRMLSLLDERKLRRLLARMLDENEFLGPYGIRSLSRHHAEHPYTFHVAGREYKVAYQPAESDSRMFGGNSNWRGPVWFPVNVLLIRALLHLYAFYGDDFTVECPTGSGNRMTLFEVSREISDRLVRTFLRGRDGRRPVYGGQRVFQEDPHWRDLIQFHEYFHGDNGAGLGAAHQTGWTSLVAVLMIVYGRLSATDF; from the coding sequence ATGGATGCCGAACGAGAACGACTGGCGCAGTCGGCCGCCCCTGACGCCCCGTGGCGCCGATGGGGGCCGTACCTGAGCGAGCGGCAGTGGGGCACGGTCCGCGAGGACTACAGCGCGGCGGGCGACGCGTGGAACCACTTCCCGCACGACCACGCCCGCTCCCGCGCCTACCGGTCGGGCGAGGACGGGCTCGGCGGCGTCAGCGACGACAAGCAGCGGCTCTGCCTGTCGATGGCGCTGTGGAACGGCAAGGACCCGATACTGAAGGAGCGGCCGTTCGGGCTCACGAACGGCGAGGGCAACCACGGCGAGGACGTCAAGGAGTACTACTTCTACCTCGACAGCACGCCCACCCACGCTTACATGCGGTACCTGTACAAGTACCCGCAGGCCCCCTTCCCCTACGACGACCTGGTCACCACGAACGCGGCCAGGGACGCGCACGCCTTCGAGTACGAGCTGCTCGACACGGGCGTCTTCGAGGGCGGCCGGTACTTCGACGTGTTCGCCGAGTACGCCAAGGCCGCCCCCGACGACCTGCTCATGCTCGTCACCGTGGCGAACCGGGGCCCCGAGGCGGCCACCCTGCACGTGCTGCCGACGCTGTGGTTCCGCAACACCTGGTCGTGGGGGGCCGGAACGGCCAAGCCAACGCTGCGGGCCGCGGAGCCGGGGGTGATCCTGGCCGAGCATCCCGGGCTGGGGACGTACCGGCTGTACTGCGCGGCGGACGCGCCGCTGCTGTTCACCGAGAACGAGACGAACCACGAGCGGCTGTCCGGCGGCCCGAACGCCTCCCCGTACGTCAAGGACGGCATCGGCCGCCACGTCGTGGGCGGGGAGAGCGGGGCGGTGAACCCGGAGCGGGCGGGCACCAAGGCCGCCGTGCATCACGTGCTGACCGTGCCGGCGGGCGGCGAGGTGACCGTACGCGTCCGGCTGGCCGCGGGCGAGGCGGGCCCGGACCCGCTCGGATCGGGCTTCGACGAGGTGCTGCGCCGGCGCAGGGCGGAGGCGGACGCGTTCTACGCCGAGCTCACCCCGGCGGACCTCGGGCGGGACGAGGCGATGGTGCTCCGGCAGGCGCTGTCGGGCCTGCTGTGGAGCAAGCAGTACTACCACTTCGACGTCGAGACCTGGCTGGCCGAGCACGGCGCCGACCCGTGGACCCGCACCGGGCAGCGCAACCACGGCTGGTTCGACCTGACCGCCGACGACGTGCTGCTCATGCCGGACAAGTGGGAGTATCCCTGGTTCGCCGCCTGGGACCTGGCCTTCCACGCGGTCGCGCTGTCCGTGGTGGACCTCGACCTGGCCAAGCACCAGATCGAGGTGCTGCTGGGCGACCGGTACCTGCACGCGGGCGGCCAGGTGCCCGCGTACGAGTGGGCGTTCGGCGACGTCAATCCGCCGGTGCAGGCGTGGGCGGCGCGCTTCGTCAACAGCCTGGACAGGCGGCTCGACGGCCGGAGCGACCTGGACTTCGTCGAGCGGGTCTTCCAGAAGCTGCTGGTGAACTTCACCTGGTGGGTCAACCGCAAGGACCCGGAGGGGCGCAACGTGTTCCAGGGCGGCTTCCTCGGCCTGGACAACATCGGCGTCTTCGACCGCAGCGCCGAGCTGCCGACCGGCGGCACGCTCGACCAGGCCGACGGCACGGCGTGGATGGCGTTCTACGCGCAGACGATGCTGCAGATGGCCGCCGAGCTGTCGGACCGGGCGCCCGCGTACGAGGATCTGGCCGTGCGCTTCGCGATGGCCTTCCTGCGCATCTCCGCCGCCACCGACCGGGTCGGCGACCTGAAGGAGGAGATGTGGGACGAGGCGGACGGCTTCTTCTACGACGTGCTGCGGCTGCCCGGCGGCGACGCCACCCGGCTCAGGGCGCGCTCCCTGGTGGGGCTGCTGCCGCTCTGCGCGACCACGGTCTTCACGCCGCGCGCCGATGAGTCGCAGGCCCGGCTGTTCAACCGGGTCAGGGCGTTCGCGGACCGGCATCCCGACCTGGCCGCGGGCATGTCGGCGGCCGACCGGCCGGGCGTGGCGGGCCGCCGGATGTTGTCCCTGCTGGACGAGCGGAAGCTGCGGCGGCTGCTGGCGCGCATGCTCGACGAGAACGAGTTCCTCGGCCCGTACGGGATCCGGTCGTTGTCGCGGCACCACGCCGAGCACCCGTACACGTTCCACGTGGCCGGCCGCGAGTACAAGGTGGCGTACCAGCCGGCCGAGTCCGACAGCCGGATGTTCGGCGGCAACTCCAACTGGCGGGGGCCGGTGTGGTTCCCGGTCAACGTGCTGCTCATCCGGGCGCTGCTGCACCTGTACGCCTTCTACGGCGACGACTTCACCGTGGAGTGCCCGACGGGCTCCGGCAACCGGATGACGCTGTTCGAGGTGAGCAGGGAGATCTCCGACCGGCTCGTGCGCACGTTCCTGCGCGGCCGGGACGGGCGGCGTCCGGTGTACGGCGGGCAGCGCGTCTTCCAGGAGGACCCGCACTGGCGGGACCTGATCCAGTTCCACGAGTACTTCCACGGCGACAACGGCGCGGGGCTGGGCGCGGCGCACCAGACGGGGTGGACGTCGCTGGTGGCCGTACTCATGATCGTCTACGGCCGGCTCTCCGCCACCGACTTCTAG
- a CDS encoding ArsC/Spx/MgsR family protein gives MEIWINPACSKCSSALSVLDAESAQYTVRHYLEDPPNEPELREVLARLGLDPWDITRVGEARAAELGLDEWPRDASARDRWIRALAQNPILIQRPIITADDGSAVIGRSEDAVRSML, from the coding sequence ATGGAGATCTGGATCAACCCCGCGTGCTCGAAGTGCAGCTCCGCGCTGTCCGTCCTGGACGCCGAGTCCGCGCAGTACACGGTGCGCCACTACCTGGAGGACCCGCCGAACGAGCCCGAGCTGCGCGAGGTGCTGGCCAGGCTCGGCCTGGACCCGTGGGACATCACGCGGGTCGGGGAGGCGCGGGCGGCCGAGCTGGGGCTGGACGAGTGGCCCCGGGACGCCTCCGCGCGTGACCGGTGGATCAGGGCCCTGGCGCAGAACCCGATCCTGATCCAGCGCCCGATCATCACGGCCGACGACGGTTCGGCGGTCATCGGCCGGTCCGAGGACGCGGTGCGGTCGATGTTGTGA